In Streptomyces sp. RFCAC02, the following proteins share a genomic window:
- a CDS encoding ROK family transcriptional regulator codes for MGYSSAQAAGAATLLGLLRDGRPRTRAELVAESGMGRSSVTERVDDLLGLGLVTRADNAPSTGGRPASAFAFNPGARVVLAADVGATHAKITVSDLSGAVLVEEDLPLDIASGPEVVLALVCARGEDLLERAGRARDELLGIGLGLPGPVEHASGRPTNPPIMPGWDGFDVPGHVRERLGAPVLVDNDVNIMALGEHRTHWYDWPHMLFVKVATGIGCGLITDGRLYRGSQGVAGDMGHVQLPHVSEVPCRCGNVGCLEAVASGAALAARLTEQDIPARTSGDVVSLARSGSVPTLTLVRQAGRRIGEVLATAVSFLNPSGIVIGGALSQAGEHLIAGVREVVYRRSLPLATQDLRIVQSRAGERAGVYGAALMVVEHALSPERLTASLAARGAA; via the coding sequence ATGGGGTACAGCAGTGCCCAGGCCGCCGGGGCGGCCACCCTGCTCGGGCTTCTGAGGGACGGCCGGCCGCGCACGCGGGCCGAACTCGTCGCGGAGAGCGGCATGGGCCGCTCCAGCGTCACCGAACGGGTCGACGACCTGCTCGGGCTCGGTCTCGTGACCCGTGCGGACAACGCCCCGTCCACCGGTGGCCGGCCGGCGTCGGCGTTCGCCTTCAATCCCGGTGCCCGCGTGGTGCTGGCCGCCGATGTCGGCGCGACCCACGCCAAGATCACGGTGAGCGACCTGTCCGGCGCGGTGCTGGTGGAGGAGGATCTGCCGCTGGACATCGCCTCGGGACCCGAGGTGGTCCTCGCCCTGGTGTGCGCCCGGGGTGAGGACCTGCTGGAGCGCGCGGGACGGGCGCGGGACGAGCTGCTGGGGATCGGCCTCGGCCTGCCCGGCCCGGTCGAGCACGCGTCGGGGCGGCCGACCAATCCGCCGATCATGCCCGGGTGGGACGGCTTCGACGTGCCGGGCCACGTGCGGGAGCGGCTCGGGGCGCCGGTCCTCGTCGACAATGACGTGAACATCATGGCGCTCGGCGAGCACCGGACCCACTGGTACGACTGGCCCCACATGCTCTTCGTCAAGGTGGCGACCGGGATCGGCTGCGGCCTGATCACCGACGGGCGGTTGTACCGGGGTTCGCAGGGGGTCGCCGGGGACATGGGGCACGTGCAGCTTCCCCACGTCTCCGAGGTGCCCTGCCGCTGCGGCAATGTGGGCTGTCTGGAGGCCGTCGCCAGCGGTGCCGCCCTGGCGGCCCGCCTGACGGAGCAGGACATCCCGGCCCGCACGAGCGGCGACGTCGTGTCACTCGCCCGCAGCGGCTCGGTGCCGACACTCACCCTGGTCCGCCAGGCGGGCCGCCGGATCGGGGAGGTCCTGGCGACGGCGGTGAGCTTCCTCAACCCCTCGGGCATCGTCATCGGCGGCGCGCTCTCCCAGGCCGGGGAGCATCTGATCGCCGGTGTCCGGGAGGTGGTGTACCGGCGGTCCCTGCCGCTGGCCACGCAGGATCTGCGGATCGTGCAGTCCCGGGCCGGTGAGCGCGCCGGTGTGTACGGGGCGGCCCTGATGGTGGTGGAGCATGCTCTGTCCCCGGAACGGCTCACCGCGTCCCTGGCCGCCCGGGGCGCCGCCTGA
- a CDS encoding NmrA/HSCARG family protein yields the protein MEMIVKLTKKTVVVTGATGLQGRAVTHHLLRDGWQVRALTRDPNGPRATALARAGAQVIRARMEDVDSLIAAAEGAWGLFSVQPTVGSPGTAPDFTADDEVRWGVNVAEAAHAAGIRHVVFTSIAAADRHLEERLPVNLVSKWRIERHVAALGLPATILRPVSFMENFTGGYALRNGNLSTGLAPEVPQQILAVDDVGAVTALAFSRPEEWTGRAVSLAGDELTPVQVAAAIGKALGMSLPYAQIPIDAIRALSEDFAYANEWLNEHGYRADIPATREIHPGTMDFSTWLERTGASQIAAFLGSARTVAHEA from the coding sequence ATGGAGATGATCGTGAAGCTGACGAAGAAGACCGTCGTGGTGACGGGTGCGACCGGCCTGCAGGGCAGGGCCGTGACACATCACCTGCTCCGCGACGGCTGGCAGGTGCGCGCACTGACGCGCGACCCGAACGGGCCGCGCGCCACGGCGCTGGCACGGGCCGGCGCACAGGTGATCCGGGCGCGGATGGAGGACGTCGACTCTCTGATCGCCGCTGCCGAGGGCGCGTGGGGCCTGTTCAGCGTCCAGCCCACCGTCGGCTCGCCCGGCACCGCCCCGGACTTCACCGCCGACGACGAGGTCCGCTGGGGAGTGAACGTCGCCGAGGCCGCGCACGCCGCGGGCATCCGGCACGTCGTCTTCACCTCAATCGCCGCGGCGGACCGGCACCTTGAGGAGAGGCTGCCGGTGAATCTGGTCAGCAAGTGGCGGATCGAGCGGCACGTCGCCGCGCTCGGCCTGCCCGCGACAATCCTGAGGCCGGTGTCCTTCATGGAGAACTTCACCGGCGGATACGCGCTGCGGAACGGGAACCTGTCCACCGGGCTCGCGCCGGAGGTCCCCCAGCAGATCCTGGCCGTCGACGATGTCGGCGCCGTCACCGCGCTGGCGTTCTCCCGGCCGGAGGAGTGGACCGGCCGGGCCGTCTCCCTGGCCGGGGACGAACTCACCCCGGTTCAGGTCGCCGCGGCGATCGGGAAGGCACTCGGCATGTCGCTGCCCTACGCGCAGATCCCGATCGACGCGATCCGTGCCCTGAGCGAAGACTTCGCCTACGCCAATGAGTGGCTCAACGAACACGGCTACCGCGCGGACATCCCCGCCACCCGGGAGATCCACCCCGGCACGATGGACTTCAGCACGTGGCTGGAACGCACCGGCGCGTCACAGATCGCCGCGTTCCTCGGGTCCGCGCGCACCGTCGCTCACGAGGCGTGA
- a CDS encoding TetR/AcrR family transcriptional regulator, protein MPEDATAPPGRPMRADARRNAEKIVAAAGALIAEHGADASLEEVARRAGVGSATLHRHFPSRQALLEAVFKERVETLCAKADDLLAAPDPGLALTTWLHAVGAHAVANRGLGASLMRDGDPALGETCHDMITTAGDALLARARAAGTVRAGITITALLKLVGAIALATEREIDGPAEADLLLSIAIDGVRTR, encoded by the coding sequence GTGCCCGAGGACGCCACTGCCCCGCCCGGCCGGCCGATGCGGGCCGACGCCCGCCGTAACGCCGAGAAGATCGTGGCCGCCGCCGGGGCACTGATCGCCGAGCACGGCGCCGACGCCTCGCTGGAGGAGGTCGCCCGCCGTGCCGGAGTCGGCTCGGCCACCCTGCACCGCCACTTCCCCTCCCGGCAGGCGCTCCTGGAGGCGGTCTTCAAGGAACGGGTGGAAACCCTGTGCGCGAAGGCGGACGACCTCCTCGCCGCACCCGACCCGGGCCTTGCGCTGACCACCTGGCTTCACGCCGTCGGCGCGCACGCCGTGGCCAACCGGGGCCTGGGAGCTTCGCTGATGCGCGACGGAGACCCCGCGCTGGGCGAGACCTGCCACGACATGATCACCACCGCCGGAGACGCACTCCTTGCGCGCGCCCGAGCGGCGGGCACCGTGCGCGCCGGAATCACCATCACCGCACTGCTGAAGCTCGTCGGCGCCATCGCGCTGGCCACCGAGCGGGAGATCGACGGCCCGGCCGAGGCCGACCTCCTGCTGTCGATCGCCATCGACGGCGTGCGCACACGCTGA
- a CDS encoding MMPL family transporter, producing MRRKPATVRFARWSATHPWSAIGMWCLFVAACFLLGGMAGSDRISDLESGVGESGAAGRIVASGDFTEKPEESVLITAESGGALDTGAARRAAGELAGRMAALPEVERVDEPVLSPDGRALLLPVTMAGDAETADRRVQPLLDATAEVERAHAGLRFDQVGTGSTAKGLTETLGEDFVRAELISLPLTLVILLVAFGAVIAAGVPVVLALSCVATAIGLSALVSHVLPETSVVSNVILLMGMAVGVDYSLFYLKREREERHRGASRIDAIEIAAETSGHTVLVSGGTVIVSLAGLYLAQEATFASLATGSIIVVAVAVLASLTVLPALLAKLGRWVDRPRVPFLWRLTMRPTPSRLWPALLRPALARPVLTLIVSAGALLLLALPALDMRLKQPGSDDLPRDIPVVRAMDRLTDAFPSEGTVHEVAVRAPADRAEDVERALDGLIDRLADEDLFAHDQEPVVRVSDDRRVHALRVGTPHSSRSDGARESLTLLREWVPEAMSGIPGVESAVGGKVADGMDFTAHLQARMPWVVGFVLLLTFVTMFLIFRSLAVALSAILLNLLSAAASFGVLVAVFQHTWAEGLLDFHSSGAVVSWLPLFLFVMLFGLSMDYHVFVVSRIREAAMDGAPLKEAVREGITRSAGVVTSAALVMVGVFSIFGTLSMVEFKQLGVGLAVAILLDAVVIRVFVLPALMAALGRANWWPGGPSRRYRGRHAVPAGEAVRGTAPSGGGLVASERGPSRL from the coding sequence GTGCGCAGAAAACCGGCGACGGTGCGGTTCGCGAGATGGAGTGCCACCCACCCCTGGTCCGCCATCGGGATGTGGTGTCTTTTCGTCGCCGCGTGCTTCCTCCTCGGCGGCATGGCCGGCAGCGACAGGATCAGCGATCTCGAATCCGGGGTCGGAGAGTCCGGAGCGGCCGGACGGATCGTCGCCTCGGGCGACTTCACCGAAAAGCCCGAGGAGAGCGTCCTCATCACGGCAGAGTCGGGCGGCGCGCTGGACACCGGGGCCGCCCGGCGGGCCGCCGGTGAGCTCGCCGGGCGCATGGCCGCTCTTCCCGAGGTGGAGCGTGTCGACGAGCCCGTGCTCTCCCCGGACGGCCGGGCACTGCTCCTCCCGGTCACGATGGCCGGGGACGCGGAGACCGCCGACCGGCGCGTGCAGCCGCTGCTCGACGCCACGGCGGAGGTGGAGCGCGCCCACGCGGGGCTCAGATTCGACCAGGTCGGTACCGGCTCGACGGCCAAGGGGCTGACCGAGACCCTGGGCGAGGACTTCGTGCGGGCCGAGCTGATCAGCCTGCCCCTCACCCTGGTGATCCTCCTGGTCGCCTTCGGGGCCGTCATAGCCGCCGGCGTACCCGTGGTGCTGGCCCTGTCCTGCGTCGCCACCGCCATCGGTCTGTCCGCCCTGGTGTCGCACGTCCTGCCGGAGACGAGCGTGGTGAGCAACGTCATCCTGCTCATGGGCATGGCCGTCGGAGTCGACTACTCGCTCTTCTACCTCAAGCGCGAGCGCGAGGAACGCCACCGGGGCGCGTCCAGGATCGACGCGATCGAAATCGCCGCCGAGACGTCGGGACACACCGTCCTCGTCTCGGGCGGGACCGTGATCGTGTCGCTGGCCGGCCTGTATCTGGCCCAGGAGGCCACCTTCGCCTCCCTCGCGACCGGCTCGATCATCGTGGTCGCCGTGGCCGTCCTGGCGTCGCTCACCGTGCTGCCCGCGCTGCTCGCGAAGCTCGGCCGCTGGGTGGACCGGCCGCGTGTGCCGTTCCTGTGGCGGCTGACGATGCGTCCGACCCCTTCCCGGCTCTGGCCTGCGCTGCTCCGCCCGGCCCTCGCACGCCCCGTCCTGACGCTCATTGTCTCCGCGGGTGCCCTCCTCCTGCTCGCCCTCCCCGCGCTGGACATGCGGCTGAAGCAGCCCGGTTCGGACGACCTGCCGCGCGACATCCCCGTCGTCCGGGCCATGGACCGGCTCACGGACGCCTTCCCGAGCGAGGGCACGGTGCACGAGGTCGCCGTGCGCGCGCCCGCCGACCGCGCGGAGGACGTCGAGAGAGCGCTCGACGGCTTGATCGACCGCCTGGCCGACGAGGACCTGTTCGCCCATGACCAGGAACCCGTGGTCCGCGTGTCGGACGACCGGCGGGTGCACGCCCTCCGCGTCGGCACACCTCACTCGTCCCGCAGCGACGGCGCCCGGGAGTCCCTCACCCTTCTGCGGGAGTGGGTTCCCGAGGCCATGAGCGGCATACCCGGCGTGGAGAGCGCCGTGGGCGGCAAGGTGGCGGACGGCATGGACTTCACCGCCCATCTGCAGGCGCGCATGCCATGGGTCGTGGGCTTCGTCCTGCTGCTGACCTTCGTCACGATGTTCCTCATCTTCAGGTCCCTCGCCGTGGCCCTGTCCGCGATCCTGCTCAACCTGCTGTCCGCCGCGGCGTCGTTCGGGGTCCTGGTCGCCGTCTTCCAGCACACCTGGGCGGAGGGCCTGCTGGACTTCCACAGCTCGGGAGCCGTCGTCTCGTGGCTGCCGCTCTTCCTGTTCGTCATGCTGTTCGGACTCTCGATGGACTACCACGTGTTCGTCGTGAGCCGGATCCGCGAGGCGGCGATGGACGGCGCGCCCCTCAAGGAGGCCGTCCGTGAGGGCATCACCCGGTCCGCGGGCGTCGTCACCAGCGCGGCGCTGGTCATGGTCGGTGTGTTCTCGATCTTCGGCACCCTGAGCATGGTCGAGTTCAAACAGCTGGGCGTCGGGCTGGCGGTCGCCATCCTGCTGGACGCCGTGGTGATCCGGGTCTTCGTCCTGCCCGCCCTGATGGCGGCGCTGGGCAGGGCCAACTGGTGGCCGGGCGGTCCGTCACGCCGGTACCGCGGCCGGCACGCCGTGCCCGCGGGCGAGGCGGTCCGGGGCACCGCACCCTCCGGAGGCGGCCTTGTCGCCTCGGAAAGGGGGCCGTCCCGCTTGTGA
- a CDS encoding transcriptional regulator — MAGRWGTGTGPDSGFGVFGARGVPGWVALGREMDCQVTGVASPVDSERGLSARLRYLTESAAGYEAMERAGISVRPATLFAWLAEERIPTRRNREKIDTAYWDLRRRRLGAEWKRRLEPRGTRIEIHPVDQRTVQRNNPGRLRDIPVRRVSVRQPRIWTDIIDGWLTGNSELLDAAWDDIIWDLGSEYDSYAYVSSIGFGL, encoded by the coding sequence ATGGCGGGGCGGTGGGGTACGGGCACCGGTCCTGACTCCGGGTTCGGCGTGTTCGGCGCGCGGGGCGTGCCGGGGTGGGTGGCGCTCGGCCGGGAGATGGACTGTCAGGTCACCGGGGTCGCCTCCCCGGTCGATTCGGAGCGGGGGTTGTCGGCCCGTCTGCGGTATCTCACCGAGAGCGCCGCCGGGTACGAGGCGATGGAGCGCGCGGGGATCAGTGTCCGTCCCGCCACGCTCTTCGCCTGGCTCGCCGAGGAACGCATCCCGACCCGGCGGAACCGGGAGAAGATCGACACCGCGTACTGGGACCTGCGCCGCCGGCGCCTCGGGGCGGAGTGGAAGCGCCGCCTCGAACCGCGGGGCACCAGGATCGAGATCCACCCCGTCGACCAGCGCACCGTCCAGCGGAACAACCCGGGCCGCCTCCGCGACATCCCCGTACGCCGGGTGTCCGTGCGCCAGCCCCGTATCTGGACCGACATCATCGACGGCTGGCTCACCGGCAACAGCGAACTCCTCGACGCGGCCTGGGACGACATCATCTGGGACCTCGGCTCCGAGTACGACTCCTACGCGTACGTCAGCTCCATCGGCTTCGGCCTCTGA
- a CDS encoding type II toxin-antitoxin system prevent-host-death family antitoxin: MTGLDAGSQTVPIEAARTRLTELVRAAGEGRTTRLRDRDSGAEACLGPLAPGDTTPPAGWPVWTVTDARPRLGDLVRGAAAGRPVVLARRGRPIARLTGADQATNAPAVSLGDLLDSLTTARPAADAVPTGLAGLDDVTAGGLRPGRLTVVTAPPGSGATTLALHLARTAALDTAAPRPVLVASGRLSRADVLARVLAAEAGVDLHRITAGTLPDDQRRRLADTAARLRTAPLHLGDDLPTLRRITETAGRIDGPALVVIDPVTHVTAEPGSGPLPLALRRLARDLQTAVVAVAPADAPGTEELRDEADLALRLDRDGDLVRLTVERHRHGPTAAWPLRADFAHARLREDPAAGLPDRPPPPGPPARHPETADAPAPAPVPPEPRPAAGPVAEPDRDRAGRALQGEREPCVLCGRPTPYRAGGRPQHLGGMCVTAPTVPAPAAPPTPPGRSARPVRRATSGVIGRNVEKALADHGGDADAATAALIKRAIPDAMALLNSTRVGGTYDFTLFLNLDEIPILKKPSRDGADQIWEGRPKWRNPGISRTGGTAWSVTALDVNGAYLSALKCHLPIGKLVHSTDGTYDRKRSGLYLVTPPEWAHEDLPNPLGNREEPGPLWITDPTLRLLLRLSEPRTRLCAPPVIHESWTSGSSESLLERFRRELAAARERAIADGDTVTQEYVKAMYAKFVSTIGESSANREMRRPDWMHIIRSRAFANLWLKAWKAREAGLEIVQMMGTDELHVIGDWREVFTEGRALTEMKLKSEYTIGGGD, from the coding sequence GTGACCGGACTCGACGCCGGGTCGCAGACGGTGCCGATCGAGGCCGCGCGCACGCGGCTGACCGAGTTGGTCCGGGCCGCCGGGGAAGGCCGCACGACACGGCTGCGCGACCGCGACTCCGGCGCCGAGGCGTGCCTCGGACCCCTCGCCCCCGGGGACACGACGCCGCCGGCCGGCTGGCCGGTGTGGACGGTGACGGACGCACGGCCCAGGCTCGGCGACCTGGTGCGCGGCGCAGCGGCGGGGCGCCCGGTCGTCCTCGCCCGCCGCGGGCGCCCGATCGCCCGGCTCACCGGCGCGGACCAGGCGACAAACGCCCCGGCCGTCTCCCTCGGCGACCTGCTGGACAGCCTCACCACCGCCCGTCCCGCCGCGGACGCGGTGCCGACCGGCCTCGCGGGCCTGGACGACGTGACGGCCGGCGGTCTGCGGCCCGGCCGGCTGACCGTGGTGACCGCCCCGCCCGGCAGCGGCGCCACCACCCTGGCCCTCCACCTGGCCCGTACCGCGGCGCTCGACACCGCCGCGCCGCGTCCGGTTCTGGTCGCGTCCGGCCGCCTCAGCCGCGCCGACGTCCTGGCGCGGGTCCTGGCCGCCGAGGCCGGCGTCGACCTGCACCGCATCACGGCCGGCACCCTGCCCGACGACCAGCGCCGCCGGCTCGCCGACACCGCAGCGAGGCTCCGGACCGCCCCGCTGCACCTCGGCGACGACCTGCCGACACTGCGGCGGATCACCGAGACGGCCGGCCGGATCGACGGCCCGGCCCTCGTCGTGATCGACCCCGTCACGCACGTCACCGCCGAGCCCGGCTCCGGGCCGCTGCCCCTCGCGCTGCGCCGCCTGGCACGGGACCTGCAAACGGCCGTCGTCGCCGTGGCACCCGCCGACGCCCCGGGCACGGAAGAGCTGCGGGACGAGGCCGACCTCGCCCTGCGCCTCGACCGGGACGGCGACCTCGTCCGCCTGACGGTCGAGCGCCACCGGCACGGCCCCACCGCGGCCTGGCCGTTGCGCGCCGACTTCGCCCACGCCCGGCTCCGCGAGGACCCGGCGGCCGGCCTCCCCGACCGGCCCCCGCCTCCCGGACCGCCCGCCCGTCACCCCGAGACCGCGGACGCACCCGCACCCGCTCCCGTGCCCCCGGAGCCGCGGCCGGCGGCCGGCCCGGTGGCGGAACCGGACCGCGACCGGGCGGGCCGGGCACTCCAGGGCGAACGGGAGCCCTGCGTCCTGTGCGGGCGTCCCACGCCGTACCGGGCGGGAGGACGCCCGCAGCACCTCGGCGGCATGTGCGTCACCGCCCCCACGGTGCCCGCGCCCGCCGCGCCGCCCACCCCGCCCGGGCGGTCGGCACGCCCGGTCCGCCGGGCGACGTCCGGCGTCATCGGGCGGAACGTCGAAAAGGCGCTCGCGGACCACGGCGGGGACGCCGACGCGGCGACCGCCGCCCTGATCAAACGGGCGATCCCCGACGCGATGGCCCTGCTGAACTCCACCCGCGTCGGCGGCACCTACGACTTCACGCTCTTCCTGAACCTGGACGAAATCCCGATCCTGAAGAAGCCGTCGCGCGACGGGGCCGACCAGATCTGGGAAGGCCGGCCCAAGTGGCGCAACCCGGGCATCTCCCGCACCGGCGGCACGGCCTGGAGCGTGACGGCGCTGGACGTGAACGGCGCGTACCTCTCCGCCCTGAAGTGCCACCTGCCGATCGGCAAGCTCGTCCACTCCACCGACGGCACCTACGACCGCAAACGCTCCGGCCTCTACCTCGTCACGCCGCCCGAATGGGCGCACGAGGATCTCCCGAACCCCCTCGGGAACCGCGAGGAACCCGGCCCGCTGTGGATCACCGACCCGACGCTGCGCCTCCTGCTGCGCCTGTCTGAGCCGCGGACGCGGCTGTGCGCTCCGCCCGTGATCCACGAGTCCTGGACGTCCGGCTCGTCCGAGTCGCTGCTGGAGCGGTTCCGGCGCGAGCTGGCGGCCGCGCGGGAGCGGGCCATCGCCGACGGCGACACCGTCACGCAGGAGTACGTGAAGGCGATGTACGCCAAGTTCGTCTCCACCATCGGTGAATCGAGTGCCAACCGCGAGATGCGGCGCCCCGACTGGATGCACATCATCCGCTCCCGCGCCTTCGCGAACCTGTGGCTGAAGGCGTGGAAGGCCCGCGAAGCGGGCCTGGAGATCGTGCAGATGATGGGCACCGACGAACTCCACGTCATCGGTGACTGGCGGGAGGTCTTCACCGAGGGCCGGGCACTGACCGAGATGAAGCTCAAGAGCGAGTACACGATCGGGGGTGGTGACTGA
- a CDS encoding ABC transporter permease subunit produces the protein MRDAMAAEWLKIRTVRSTLWALGATLAVAAGMAWFAGSSLRATYDERPAMHADADPVLAGMLGPLLAQLALVAFAVLVAGAEYGAGTLRPSLLATPRRGRFLAAKALVVALAAGLVAALAVPLSFLLAQRALGPHGIGAGDADAPRALAGGWLYLVLMALFALGVTMMLRSTARALGVLMPVLFLSSQGLGNVPGLRTVLQFLPDQAGAMILHMAGPPEDLRFERAFGPWTGVGILAAWSALALAGGYVTLRRRDA, from the coding sequence ATGAGGGACGCGATGGCGGCCGAATGGCTGAAGATCAGGACCGTGCGCTCCACGCTGTGGGCACTCGGCGCCACGCTCGCCGTCGCCGCCGGCATGGCCTGGTTCGCCGGGAGCAGCCTCCGCGCCACCTACGACGAACGCCCCGCGATGCACGCCGACGCCGACCCGGTCCTCGCCGGGATGCTCGGCCCGCTGCTGGCGCAGTTGGCACTGGTCGCGTTCGCCGTCCTGGTGGCGGGCGCGGAGTACGGCGCGGGGACGCTCCGCCCCTCGCTGCTGGCGACGCCGCGGCGCGGCCGGTTCCTTGCGGCGAAGGCGCTGGTGGTGGCGCTGGCCGCGGGCCTCGTCGCGGCGCTCGCCGTCCCCCTCTCGTTCCTCCTCGCGCAGAGGGCACTCGGCCCGCACGGGATCGGCGCCGGGGACGCGGACGCGCCGCGCGCCCTCGCCGGCGGCTGGCTCTACCTGGTCCTCATGGCGCTGTTCGCCCTGGGCGTGACCATGATGCTGCGCAGTACGGCACGCGCGCTGGGGGTGCTGATGCCGGTCCTGTTCCTCAGCTCGCAGGGGCTCGGGAACGTACCGGGCCTGCGCACCGTCCTCCAGTTCCTGCCCGACCAGGCCGGGGCGATGATCCTGCACATGGCGGGACCGCCGGAGGACCTCCGGTTCGAGAGGGCCTTCGGCCCCTGGACCGGAGTCGGCATCCTGGCGGCCTGGTCCGCGCTCGCCCTCGCCGGCGGCTACGTCACCCTCCGCCGCCGGGACGCGTAG
- a CDS encoding ATP-binding cassette domain-containing protein: MTIDIRNLTKRYRKRDAPAVDGLTFTARPGRVTGFLGANGAGKSTTLRVLLGLDAADAGEARVAGHRYRDLDRPLRQVGALLDARDRHRARSARDHLCWLARAGGVPRRRVAEVLEITGLDGAPAGKPGRALSLGMGQRLGIAAALLGDPRVLVLDEPGNGLDPAGTVWLRTLLRSLADEGRTVLVSSHQLGEMALTADHLVVIDRGRLLADAPVTDVLASVDGLHVAVRAAGGPAARDRLSRALTDAGARVEPETADASGLRAYGLPAEEVGRVAARCAIPLLAMGERTGSLEDAFLRLVASGGGADR, translated from the coding sequence GTGACGATCGACATACGCAATCTGACCAAGCGGTACCGGAAACGGGACGCTCCGGCGGTGGACGGGCTGACGTTCACCGCACGGCCGGGCCGCGTGACGGGCTTCCTGGGCGCCAACGGCGCCGGGAAGTCGACGACACTGCGCGTCCTCCTCGGCCTCGACGCCGCCGACGCGGGCGAGGCGCGCGTCGCCGGACACCGCTACCGCGACCTCGACCGGCCCCTGCGGCAGGTCGGCGCGCTGCTGGACGCCCGTGACCGGCACCGCGCCCGCAGCGCCCGCGACCACCTGTGCTGGCTCGCCCGCGCGGGCGGCGTCCCCCGCCGGCGCGTGGCCGAGGTGCTGGAGATCACCGGCCTGGACGGGGCGCCCGCGGGCAAGCCTGGGCGTGCCCTGTCCCTGGGCATGGGCCAGCGCCTCGGCATCGCGGCGGCCCTGCTCGGGGACCCGCGGGTCCTCGTACTGGACGAACCCGGCAACGGTCTGGACCCGGCGGGCACCGTCTGGCTGCGTACCCTGCTGCGTTCCCTGGCGGACGAGGGCCGCACGGTCCTCGTCTCCAGCCACCAGCTCGGCGAAATGGCCCTCACGGCCGACCACCTGGTCGTGATCGACCGGGGCCGCCTCCTGGCGGACGCGCCGGTGACGGACGTCCTGGCCTCGGTGGACGGGCTGCACGTCGCGGTGCGCGCCGCCGGCGGCCCGGCCGCCAGGGACCGGCTGAGCCGGGCACTGACGGACGCCGGCGCCCGCGTGGAGCCGGAAACGGCGGACGCCTCCGGGCTGCGCGCCTACGGGCTGCCGGCCGAGGAGGTCGGCCGTGTCGCGGCACGCTGCGCGATCCCGCTGCTCGCGATGGGGGAGCGGACAGGATCGCTCGAGGACGCGTTCCTGCGGCTGGTCGCGTCCGGGGGCGGTGCGGACCGATGA
- a CDS encoding histidine kinase translates to MHAWHPRTSLPPAAAVAADTLMVALAASPGPLATGAFAVAAAGAALAGRWWPWAAFAGASALPPLTGAGYVLLLWSAYRAGRSLGSRGDAARVAGAAAGGFALHLLAGERHMAGGPGTVGQLVMAHLVFVALPLLAGRYLAQHRHLLDALAERNRRLTAERALLAERERLRERLRIAREMHDSLGHRLALVSVQAAALEVAADLPAAHRDAVRGLAGATRDALTELQDLVGQLRTGAPQGDGGARPVPDVAAVERLVARFRRAAAGRPVVLHRSGAPVPLSPEAWRAAYAVVEEGLTNAAKHAPGRPVAVSLTWERDALLVAVENPGEPSPDAAGGGGGHGLRGLAERVEGAGGMLDHRRAATGFRLFALLPAAPPAPQAGDGPAVPGADAGPLRMALSGLAVAALVLVVLPAGLLMGTGGR, encoded by the coding sequence ATGCACGCCTGGCACCCGCGGACTTCGCTCCCGCCCGCCGCGGCCGTCGCCGCCGACACGCTGATGGTGGCGCTCGCGGCCTCCCCGGGGCCGCTCGCGACCGGCGCGTTCGCCGTCGCCGCGGCCGGTGCGGCGCTGGCGGGGCGGTGGTGGCCGTGGGCGGCGTTCGCCGGCGCGTCGGCGCTGCCGCCGCTCACCGGGGCCGGGTACGTCCTGCTGCTGTGGTCCGCCTACCGGGCCGGCCGTTCCCTCGGGTCGCGGGGCGACGCCGCGCGGGTCGCGGGGGCCGCGGCCGGGGGGTTCGCCCTCCATCTGCTGGCGGGAGAGCGGCACATGGCGGGCGGCCCCGGGACGGTCGGGCAACTGGTGATGGCCCACCTCGTGTTCGTGGCCCTGCCGCTGCTCGCCGGCCGCTACCTCGCCCAGCACCGGCACCTGCTGGACGCCCTCGCGGAGCGCAACCGGCGCCTGACCGCCGAGCGTGCCCTGCTCGCGGAGCGGGAGCGGCTGCGCGAACGGCTGCGGATCGCCCGGGAGATGCACGACTCGCTGGGGCACCGGCTGGCGCTGGTGTCCGTGCAGGCGGCGGCGCTCGAGGTGGCCGCCGACCTGCCGGCGGCGCACCGCGACGCCGTCCGGGGCCTGGCCGGGGCGACCCGGGATGCCCTCACCGAACTGCAGGATCTCGTCGGGCAGTTGCGGACGGGCGCGCCGCAGGGGGACGGTGGTGCGCGTCCCGTGCCGGACGTGGCAGCCGTCGAACGCCTGGTGGCGCGGTTCCGGCGGGCGGCGGCCGGGCGGCCCGTGGTGCTGCACCGGTCGGGGGCTCCGGTGCCGCTGTCGCCCGAGGCGTGGCGGGCCGCCTACGCGGTGGTGGAGGAGGGGCTCACCAACGCGGCGAAGCACGCGCCGGGCCGGCCTGTCGCCGTGTCCCTGACGTGGGAGCGCGACGCGCTGCTCGTCGCCGTCGAGAACCCGGGCGAGCCGTCGCCGGATGCCGCCGGCGGGGGTGGCGGGCACGGGCTGCGGGGGCTCGCGGAACGGGTCGAGGGCGCCGGCGGCATGCTCGACCACCGCCGCGCGGCAACCGGGTTCCGCCTGTTCGCGCTGCTGCCCGCCGCGCCGCCCGCCCCGCAGGCCGGTGACGGGCCCGCCGTGCCCGGGGCGGACGCCGGTCCCCTGCGCATGGCCCTCAGCGGCCTGGCCGTGGCGGCGCTGGTCCTCGTCGTCCTCCCCGCGGGGCTGCTGATGGGGACCGGTGGCCGGTGA